The Vicia villosa cultivar HV-30 ecotype Madison, WI linkage group LG1, Vvil1.0, whole genome shotgun sequence genome includes a region encoding these proteins:
- the LOC131659014 gene encoding uncharacterized protein LOC131659014 has product MDKWKAFTLSKEEEEGVVADEEEIIEDESIQRTLAGKLWTESSFNTRAFKTTMLNAWKLKHAVEVQDLSKNLFLFKFSSKRDMEYVLKAGAWSFDRSLLVLNRISGEEQPSDLSMHYSSFWVRIYDLPLMLRSETMAKKLGGIVGTFEEMDIKEAHRNGRFLRIKVMVNLKEPLKRGTVVTFKEKKIRVHFKYERLPTFCFVCGRIGHQIKDCEAVEELNEECFEELEEQDLAYGQWLRASPLPKLMDDGKRRDSSSSLCSRELFNVSSSQSRCGTKGKDRSEDLEVQQVNTTPNQQAEGDKRREENTNAAVDVETVAESLGAVALSIDKSLPVATTTEGGVQKRKWIRRKPSKSLKNAGPKTTKPRSTKRQLVDVMVVEGNLEELGVGDKKRKQVAGDDKNLNIEPEVVLADQHRLHQ; this is encoded by the coding sequence ATGGATAAGTGGAAAGCTTTCACCTTgtcaaaagaagaagaggaaggggTGGTAGCGGATGAAGAAGAGATTATTGAAGATGAATCAATACAAAGAACTCTTGCTGGGAAATTGTGGACAGAGAGCAGTTTCAATACCAGAGCTTTTAAGACTACAATGCTCAACGCGTGGAAGTTGAAGCATGCGGTGGAAGTCCAAGATCTGAGTAAGAACCTATTCCTTTTCAAGTTCAGCTCGAAGAGGGATATGGAGTACGTTCTTAAAGCTGGGGCATGGAGCTTCGACAGATCGCTGCTGGTCCTAAACCGCATTTCGGGAGAAGAACAACCTTCAGATCTAAGCATGCACTATAGCTCTTTTTGGGTGAGAATCTACGACCTACCCCTTATGCTTAGATCCGAAACCATGGCGAAGAAATTAGGAGGTATTGTTGGTACCTTTGAAGAAATGGACATTAAGGAAGCTCACAGAAATGGGAGGTTCCTGCGTATCAAAGTCATGGTGAATCTGAAGGAGCCGCTGAAGCGTGGCACGGTGGTTACTTTCAAGGAGAAGAAAATAAGGGTCCACTTCAAATATGAGAGATTGCCAACCTTTTGCTTTGTGTGTGGCAGGATTGGACACCAGATCAAGGATTGTGAAGCTGTTGAGGAACTCAATGAGGAATGCTTTGAGGAGTTGGAGGAGCAAGACCTTGCTTATGGACAATGGCTACGCGCATCCCCCCTACCTAAACTGATGGATGATGGAAAGAGGAGAGATTCAAGTTCAAGTCTATGTAGCAGGGAGCTCTTTAATGTGTCTTCTAGCCAAAGTCGATGTGGAACGAAAGGAAAAGATAGAAGTGAGGATCTAGAGGTTCAACAAGTCAATACGACCCCAAATCAGCAAGCTGAAGGTGACAAGAGAAGGGAAGAAAATACCAATGCCGCGGTAGATGTGGAAACAGTGGCAGAATCATTGGGGGCAGTAGCGTTGTCGATCGATAAATCACTCCCAGTGGCCACCACGACTGAGGGTGGGGTGCAGAAACGGAAGTGGATCAGAAGGAAGCCTTCCAAAAGTCTTAAGAATGCTGGACCAAAAACCACGAAGCCAAGATCAACGAAGCGACAACTCGTGGATGTTATGGTGGTGGAAGGAAACTTAGAGGAGTTGGGGGTGGGGGATAAGAAGAGGAAGCAGGTTGCTGGTGACGATAAAAATCTCAACATTGAACCAGAGGTGGTGTTGGCTGACCAACACCGCCTTCACCAATGA
- the LOC131658816 gene encoding uncharacterized protein LOC131658816, translating into MVDVIKSKANIIVNKINQLSGSSSPDQKKGLLRCVSSYNSILIDVLLATQALQNENPKFAVENANYVGEDADGCENAFSGKSPLTAETKVMRDASAITSAICKLLL; encoded by the coding sequence ATGGTCGATGTAATAAAGAGCAAAGCAAACATCATAGTAAACAAAATCAATCAACTTAGTGGAAGTAGTTCTCCCGATCAAAAGAAGGGACTTCTACGTTGTGTTAGTAGTTACAATTCAATTTTGATTgatgttttgctagcaactcaAGCTTTGCAAAATGAAAACCCAAAATTTGCAGTAGAAAATGCAAATTATGTTGGTGAGGATGCCGATGGTTGTGAGAATGCCTTCTCTGGAAAATCACCACTCACAGCTGAAACCAAAGTAATGCGTGATGCATCCGCCATAACATCGGCAATTTGTAAATTATTGCTCTAA
- the LOC131658611 gene encoding uncharacterized protein LOC131658611 — MAKISDEHLHLIQVPMALWPEYEAIRASLLHRNPLPSLDTAIQEIIFEETRLNLDKTPQMDASLATTRFSHRKSNHHPCKNCNRTGHLFARCPTIECRYCHGIGHILEHCPTRPPKQNRGFTKSKNVPKSRSSSISVTATEGSTTITMSDIEALIKQVMSSNTSTAMSATLHVQDPQTKHIIGTGRRVGRLFELQSLHLPKDHISAATMNSPIHQWHLRLGHASASKIQPLISRGLLGSTKFEPFDCLHCKLAKQPALSFNHSVSISDSPFDLIHSDIWGPSPILRTNNAMEYREFSLLQFLSQQGIVVQCSCPHTSQQNGRAERKHRHILDSVRALLLSASCSENLMSTQNYNHVLACVAFLAMAHNTKDIVVGIQSLTDYASHTMFPFGKTQHNSNDLNTHLPSPAPNELVPDVELNTRPPSPAPTEPVPDVDIVPASRHSTRVSNPPTRLNDYHFYSAIKTLHDPSSYREASTNPIWQQAMAEEIQALEKTNTWELVDLPADKIPIGSKWIYKIKTRSDGTVKRYKARLVAKGYTQEYGIDYEETYAPVARITSIRSLLAIAALRKWKLFQMDVKNAFLHGDLT, encoded by the exons ATGGCCAAAATCAGTGATGAACACCTTCATCTCATTCAAGTCCCCATGGCTCTTTGGCCCGAATATGAAGCCATACGAGCCTCACTGCTACATCGAAATCCGCTTCCATCATTGGACACTGCTATTCAAGAAATCATTTTTGAAGAAACACGTTTGAACCTAgacaaaactcctcaaatggatgCTTCTCTTGCAACTACTCGATTCTCACATCGGAAATCGAATCATCATCCATGTAAGAATTGCAATCGCACCGGTCATTTATTTGCTAGATGTCCTACTATAGAGTGTAGGTACTGCCATGGTATCGGTCACATTCTTGAACATTGTCCTACGCGACCTCCAAAACAAAATCGTGGCTTCACCAAATCCAAGAATGTTCCAAAGTCTAGATCTTCATCCATCTCTGTTACTGCCACTGAAGGTTCGACGACCATTACTATGAGTGATATTGAAGCTTTAATCAAACAGGTTATGTCTTCCAACACCTCTACTGCCATGTCTGCTACTCTGCAT GTACAGGATCCACAGACGAAGCATATCATTGGGACGGGTCGCAGGGTGGGTCGATTATTTGAGCTACAATCTCTTCACCTTCCTAAAGATCATATCTCTGCTGCTACTATGAATTCTCCAATTCATCAATGGCATCTTCGACTTGGTCACGCCTCAGCAAGCAAAATTCAACCTCTAATATCTCGTGGGTTATTAGGATCCACAAAGTTTGAGCCTTTTGATTGTTTACATTGTAAACTTGCAAAACAACCAGCATTATCATTTAATCATAGTGTTTCTATTTCAGATAGTCCTTTTGATTTAATTCATTCAGATATTTGGGGGCCTTCTCCT ATTCTTCgcacaaacaatgcaatggaaTACCGTGAATTTTCCTTGCTTCAGTTTCTCAGTCAGCAAGGCATCGTGGTTCAATGTTCATGCCCCCACACCTCCCAACAAAATGGTCGTGCTGAACGAAAACACCGTCACATCCTTGACTCTGTTCGTGCTCTTCTCCTCTCAGCCTCGTGTTCAGAGAA CCTCATGAGCACACAAAATTACAACCATGTGCTCGCTTGTGTTGCTTTCTTGGCTATGGCACATAACACAAAGGATATCGTTGTTGGGATCCAATCTTTAACAGATTACGCATCTCACACCATGTTTCCTTTTGGGAAAACACAAC ATAACTCTAATGACCTTAATACTCATCTTCCGTCACCTGCTCCTAATGAACTTGTTCCAGATGTTGAGCTCAATACTCGTCCGCCTTCACCTGCTCCTACTGAACCTGTTCCGGATGTTGATATTGTACCTGCATCTCGCCATTCCACCCGAGTAAGTAATCCACCTACTCGTCTTAATGATTACCATTTTTACTCTGCTATTAAAACTCTTCATGATCCTTCTTCTTATCGAGAGGCAAGTACTAACCCCATTTGGCAGCAAGCTATggctgaagaaattcaagctttaGAAAAGACAAATACTTGGGAATTAGTTGATCTTCCTGCAGATAAGATTCCTATTGGAAGCAAATGGATCTACAAAATTAAAACTCGCTCTGATGGAACTGTAAAACGTTATAAAGCTCGCCTAGTAGCCAAAGGTTACACTCAAGAGTATGGTATAGACTATGAAGAGACATATGCTCCGGTAGCTCGAATAACATCTATTCGTAGCCTCTTGGCCATTGCTGCACTTCGTAAATGGAAGCTTTTTCAGATGGATGTCAAAAATGCCTTCCTTCACGGTGATTTGACATAG
- the LOC131602209 gene encoding cell wall / vacuolar inhibitor of fructosidase 1-like, giving the protein MLKSLALFVLILCTTLVVSGANIVEQTCSKTPNSALCIQFLNADPKSSTADVTGLALIMVGVIKNKADIAVNKINQLGGSIPPDQKAALTSCADKYNAILVADIPQATEALQKGNPKFAVDGANDAVIEANGCENGFSGNSPLTAENNAVRDASAITSAIASLLL; this is encoded by the coding sequence atGTTGAAGTCATTGGCATTATTCGTTCTCATTTTGTGCACCACTCTTGTTGTAAGTGGGGCCAATATTGTAGAACAAACTTGTAGTAAGACTCCAAATTCTGCACTTTGCATTCAATTTCTAAATGCTGATCCAAAAAGCTCCACCGCAGATGTCACTGGTTTAGCACTAATCATGGTCGGTGTAATAAAGAACAAAGCAGACATTGCGGTGAACAAAATCAATCAACTTGGTGGAAGTATTCCTCCTGATCAAAAGGCGGCACTTACGTCATGTGCTGATAAATACAATGCAATTTTGGTAGCTGATATTCCACAAGCAACTGAAGCTTTGCAAAAAGGAAACCCAAAGTTTGCAGTAGATGGTGCAAATGATGCTGTTATTGAggccaatggttgtgagaatggCTTCTCTGGAAATTCACCACTCACTGCTGAAAACAATGCAGTGCGTGATGCATCTGCCATAACATCAGCTATAGCTAGCTTGTTGCTCTAG